In the Hordeum vulgare subsp. vulgare chromosome 7H, MorexV3_pseudomolecules_assembly, whole genome shotgun sequence genome, one interval contains:
- the LOC123412987 gene encoding two-component response regulator ORR22-like encodes MLLDGMMMEARKGLMERDQFPVGMRVLAVDDDPVCLRVLEVLLRRCQYHVTTTNQAATALRLLRENKDMFDLVISDVHMPDMDGFKLLELVGLEMDLPVIMLSVNGETRSVLKGITHGACDYLLKPVRIEELRNVWQHVVRRKFSNREPNNLDFCKEISKPPSADSYHRLGQATCDRSSDQNGRPSKKRKELHSEEEDEGEENDDAAASRKPRVVWSIELHRKFVAAVNQLGIDKAVPKRILELMNVGKLTRENVASHLQKYRLYLRRLSAVASQQASIAAAFGGRDPFLHMGAFEGLHSYHQPFAPSAALPSFNPHGLLIGAGATAFELQNFAASKAIQCASSNGAIGHCAGDTNKLNIVSLQGNQQTDLMQGLTASSLGPPQLQQKWIHQEPNDLCSIFSGGALANTMFGTLQRVTGSSLPLEDLLECTPHIKVGAHPSIGIQAVSPGLLERSVGVSADLRDSSMSQQGDLSISDGFSVDKLPLHIPFDDADTGFMAREQVMDQEGIFSERMTVSVCPSESLIAANNIKCGASSSGSTMLLPPHETERHSKYLQFGSGSNSRHRMGGLRQDQCLDNGGFSYDGGAIVPEQTNMDDLGTPKLQGGLNSSSCNFDDLLNSIIKVENPHVMTILPL; translated from the exons ATGCTTTTGGACGGCATGATGATGGAGGCCAGGAAGGGATTGATGGAGAGGGATCAGTTCCCCGTCGGTATGCGGGTCCTCGCCGTCGACGATGACCCCGTGTGCCTCAGGGTTCTGGAGGTCCTCCTCCGACGCTGCCAGTATCATG TAACAACCACCAACCAAGCTGCTACTGCACTGAGGCTGTTAAGGGAGAACAAGGACATGTTTGATCTGGTGATCAGTGACGTCCACATGCCCGACATGGACGGCTTCAAGCTCCTCGAGCTCGTGGGGCTTGAAATGGACCTCCCCGTCATCA TGCTATCGGTGAACGGGGAAACTAGATCTGTGCTTAAGGGGATAACTCATGGTGCCTGCGACTATCTTCTAAAACCCGTTCGGATCGAAGAGCTCCGGAACGTGTGGCAACACGTAGTTAGAAGGAAATTCAGTAACCGTGAACCGAACAATCTTGATTTCTGCAAGGAGATCAGTAAGCCACCGAGCGCCGACTCGTACCACCGGCTCGGCCAGGCGACCTGTGACCGGTCGTCTGACCAGAATGGGAGGCccagcaagaagaggaaagaGCTGCACAGCGAAGAGGAAGACGAAGGCGAGGAAAACGACGATGCCGCGGCATCGAGGAAGCCAAGGGTGGTGTGGTCAATTGAGCTGCACCGGAAGTTCGTCGCTGCCGTCAACCAGCTCGGGATCGACA AAGCTGTACCTAAAAGAATACTCGAGCTTATGAACGTGGGGAAGCTCACCAGGGAAAATGTAGCGAGTCATCTTCAG AAGTACAGGCTATACCTCAGACGGCTAAGTGCCGTGGCATCACAGCAAGCCAGCATTGCTGCTGCCTTTGGAGGTAGAGACCCCTTCTTGCACATGGGAGCATTTGAAGGGCTTCATAGCTACCATCAACCCTTTGCCCCTTCTGCTGCACTTCCATCTTTCAATCCGCATGGACTGCTGATTGGTGCTGGTGCAACAGCATTTGAGCTTCAGAACTTCGCTGCTTCTAAGGCAATTCAGTGTGCTAGCAGCAATGGTGCAATTGGTCATTGCGCCGGCGATACAAACAAATTGAACATTGTGAGCTTACAAGGCAACCAACAGACAGATCTAATGCAAGGCTTGACCGCCTCGTCGCTTGGGCCGCCCCAGCTCCAGCAGAAATGGATCCATCAAGAACCCAATGACCTGTGCTCTATCTTTTCCGGGGGTGCTCTCGCTAACACTATGTTTGGCACACTCCAAAGAGTTACAGGCAGTTCACTGCCACTGGAAGATCTTTTGGAGTGCACTCCACATATCAAAGTTGGAGCCCATCCATCAATAGGAATACAAGCTGTGAGTCCAGGGCTGCTTGAAAGGTCTGTCGGAGTTTCCGCCGATTTACGGGATTCTAGTATGTCCCAGCAGGGTGATCTTTCAATCAGTGATGGGTTTTCTGTCGACAAGTTACCGTTGCACATCCCGTTCGATGATGCTGACACTGGCTTTATGGCTCGTGAACAAGTGATGGACCAAGAGGGGATATTTTCAGAAAGAATGACTGTCAGTGTTTGTCCTTCTGAGAGCCTCATAGCAGCCAATAATATCAAATGTGGAGCAAGTTCTTCTGGTAGTACAATGCTGCTCCCTCCTCATGAAACTGAGAGACATTCAAAATACCTGCAGTTTGGGTCTGGAAGCAACTCTAGGCATAGAATGGGTGGATTGAGACAAGACCAATGCCTGGACAATGGAGGTTTTAGCTATGATGGTGGTGCCATTGTGCCTGAACAGACCAATATGGATGATTTGGGAACTCCAAAGCTGCAGGGTGGGCTCAATTCTAGCAGCTGCAactttgatgaccttctcaattcCATAATAAAAGTG GAGAACCCACATGTCATGACGATACTCCCCCTCTAG